Proteins co-encoded in one Accipiter gentilis chromosome 5, bAccGen1.1, whole genome shotgun sequence genomic window:
- the CRHR1 gene encoding corticotropin-releasing factor receptor 1 isoform X3 codes for MQAFLLWDSPVAASIQEQYCESLPPVTNHTGPQCNASVDLIGTCWPRSAVGQLVARPCPEYFYGVRYNTTNNGYRECLANGSWAARVNYSQCQEILSEEKKSKLHYHIAVIINYLGHCVSLGALLVAFVLFMRLRSIRCLRNIIHWNLIAAFILRNATWFVVQLTMNPEVHESNVVWCRLVTAAYNYFHVTNFFWMFGEGCYLHTAIVLTYSTDKLRKWMFICIGWCIPFPIIVAWAIGKLYYDNEKCWFGKRAGVYTDYIYQGPMILVLLINFIFLFNIVRILMTKLRASTTSETIQYRKAVKATLVLLPLLGITYMLFFVNPGEDEISRIVFIYFNSFLESFQVRSAVRKRWHRWQDKHSIRARVARAMSIPTSPTRVSFHSIKQSTAV; via the exons ATGCAGGCATTTCTCCTCTGGGATAGCCCAGTTGCAGCCTCCATCCAAGAGCAATACTGCGAGAGCCTGCCGCCTGTCACCAACCACACGG GTCCCCAGTGCAACGCCTCGGTAGACCTGATCGGCACGTGTTGGCCCCGGAGTGCGGTGGGACAGCTGGTAGCTCGCCCCTGCCCCGAATATTTCTATGGCGTGCGGTACAACACCACGA ATAATGGCTACAGGGAATGCCTCGCTAACGGGAGCTGGGCAGCACGGGTCAACTATTCCCAGTGCCAGGAGATCCTCAGTGAAGAG AAGAAGAGCAAGCTGCACTACCACATCGCCGTCATCATCAACTACCTGGGGCACTGTGTCTCGCTGGGGGCCCTCCTGGTGGCCTTCGTCCTCTTCATGCGCCTACG GAGCATTCGGTGCCTGAGGAACATCATCCACTGGAACCTGATCGCAGCCTTCATCCTACGCAATGCCACGTGGTTCGTGGTGCAGCTCACGATGAACCCAGAGGTGCACGAGAGCAACGTG GTCTGGTGCCGCTTGGTCACTGCCGCCTACAATTACTTCCACGTCACCAACTTTTTCTGGATGTTCGGCGAGGGCTGCTACCTGCACACAGCCATCGTGCTCACCTACTCCACGGATAAGCTCCGCAAGTGGATGTTCATCTGCATTGGCTGGT GTATCCCCTTTCCCATCATCGTCGCCTGGGCCATCGGGAAGCTGTACTACGACAACGAGAA GTGTTGGTTTGGGAAGCGAGCGGGAGTCTACACCGACTACATTTACCAAGGCCCCATGATCCTGGTGCTTCTG ATCAACTTCATCTTCCTGTTCAACATCGTCCGAATCCTCATGACAAAGCTCCGAGCTTCAACCACGTCAGAGACAATCCAGTACAG GAAAGCAGTCAAGGCCACGCTGGTGCTGCTGCCCTTGCTGGGAATCACCTACATGCTGTTCTTTGTCAACCCAGGGGAGGATGAGATCTCCAGGATTGTCTTCATATACTTCAATTCCTTTCTGGAGTCCTTCCAG GTCCGATCAGCTGTACGGAAGCGGTGGCACCGATGGCAGGACAAGCACTCCATCCGTGCCCGTGTGGCTCGGGCCATGTCCATCCCTACCTCCCCGACCCGTGTCAGCTTCCACAGCATCAAGCAGTCCACGGCTGTCTGA
- the CRHR1 gene encoding corticotropin-releasing factor receptor 1 isoform X2, producing the protein MMPSLHPAFLLLLLQAFLLWDSPVAASIQEQYCESLPPVTNHTGPQCNASVDLIGTCWPRSAVGQLVARPCPEYFYGVRYNTTNNGYRECLANGSWAARVNYSQCQEILSEEKKSKLHYHIAVIINYLGHCVSLGALLVAFVLFMRLRSIRCLRNIIHWNLIAAFILRNATWFVVQLTMNPEVHESNVVWCRLVTAAYNYFHVTNFFWMFGEGCYLHTAIVLTYSTDKLRKWMFICIGWCIPFPIIVAWAIGKLYYDNEKCWFGKRAGVYTDYIYQGPMILVLLINFIFLFNIVRILMTKLRASTTSETIQYRKAVKATLVLLPLLGITYMLFFVNPGEDEISRIVFIYFNSFLESFQGFFVSVFYCFLNSEVRSAVRKRWHRWQDKHSIRARVARAMSIPTSPTRVSFHSIKQSTAV; encoded by the exons ATGATGCCCAGCCTgcatcctgccttcctcctcctcctcctgcag GCATTTCTCCTCTGGGATAGCCCAGTTGCAGCCTCCATCCAAGAGCAATACTGCGAGAGCCTGCCGCCTGTCACCAACCACACGG GTCCCCAGTGCAACGCCTCGGTAGACCTGATCGGCACGTGTTGGCCCCGGAGTGCGGTGGGACAGCTGGTAGCTCGCCCCTGCCCCGAATATTTCTATGGCGTGCGGTACAACACCACGA ATAATGGCTACAGGGAATGCCTCGCTAACGGGAGCTGGGCAGCACGGGTCAACTATTCCCAGTGCCAGGAGATCCTCAGTGAAGAG AAGAAGAGCAAGCTGCACTACCACATCGCCGTCATCATCAACTACCTGGGGCACTGTGTCTCGCTGGGGGCCCTCCTGGTGGCCTTCGTCCTCTTCATGCGCCTACG GAGCATTCGGTGCCTGAGGAACATCATCCACTGGAACCTGATCGCAGCCTTCATCCTACGCAATGCCACGTGGTTCGTGGTGCAGCTCACGATGAACCCAGAGGTGCACGAGAGCAACGTG GTCTGGTGCCGCTTGGTCACTGCCGCCTACAATTACTTCCACGTCACCAACTTTTTCTGGATGTTCGGCGAGGGCTGCTACCTGCACACAGCCATCGTGCTCACCTACTCCACGGATAAGCTCCGCAAGTGGATGTTCATCTGCATTGGCTGGT GTATCCCCTTTCCCATCATCGTCGCCTGGGCCATCGGGAAGCTGTACTACGACAACGAGAA GTGTTGGTTTGGGAAGCGAGCGGGAGTCTACACCGACTACATTTACCAAGGCCCCATGATCCTGGTGCTTCTG ATCAACTTCATCTTCCTGTTCAACATCGTCCGAATCCTCATGACAAAGCTCCGAGCTTCAACCACGTCAGAGACAATCCAGTACAG GAAAGCAGTCAAGGCCACGCTGGTGCTGCTGCCCTTGCTGGGAATCACCTACATGCTGTTCTTTGTCAACCCAGGGGAGGATGAGATCTCCAGGATTGTCTTCATATACTTCAATTCCTTTCTGGAGTCCTTCCAG GGCTTCTTCGTCTCTGTCTTCTACTGCTTCCTGAACAGCGAG GTCCGATCAGCTGTACGGAAGCGGTGGCACCGATGGCAGGACAAGCACTCCATCCGTGCCCGTGTGGCTCGGGCCATGTCCATCCCTACCTCCCCGACCCGTGTCAGCTTCCACAGCATCAAGCAGTCCACGGCTGTCTGA
- the CRHR1 gene encoding corticotropin-releasing factor receptor 1 isoform X1, with amino-acid sequence MQAFLLWDSPVAASIQEQYCESLPPVTNHTGPQCNASVDLIGTCWPRSAVGQLVARPCPEYFYGVRYNTTNNGYRECLANGSWAARVNYSQCQEILSEEKKSKLHYHIAVIINYLGHCVSLGALLVAFVLFMRLRPSAHPWGPNKDKQPCPPAIHHALMVPCPPFSRSIRCLRNIIHWNLIAAFILRNATWFVVQLTMNPEVHESNVVWCRLVTAAYNYFHVTNFFWMFGEGCYLHTAIVLTYSTDKLRKWMFICIGWCIPFPIIVAWAIGKLYYDNEKCWFGKRAGVYTDYIYQGPMILVLLINFIFLFNIVRILMTKLRASTTSETIQYRKAVKATLVLLPLLGITYMLFFVNPGEDEISRIVFIYFNSFLESFQGFFVSVFYCFLNSEVRSAVRKRWHRWQDKHSIRARVARAMSIPTSPTRVSFHSIKQSTAV; translated from the exons ATGCAGGCATTTCTCCTCTGGGATAGCCCAGTTGCAGCCTCCATCCAAGAGCAATACTGCGAGAGCCTGCCGCCTGTCACCAACCACACGG GTCCCCAGTGCAACGCCTCGGTAGACCTGATCGGCACGTGTTGGCCCCGGAGTGCGGTGGGACAGCTGGTAGCTCGCCCCTGCCCCGAATATTTCTATGGCGTGCGGTACAACACCACGA ATAATGGCTACAGGGAATGCCTCGCTAACGGGAGCTGGGCAGCACGGGTCAACTATTCCCAGTGCCAGGAGATCCTCAGTGAAGAG AAGAAGAGCAAGCTGCACTACCACATCGCCGTCATCATCAACTACCTGGGGCACTGTGTCTCGCTGGGGGCCCTCCTGGTGGCCTTCGTCCTCTTCATGCGCCTACG CCCCT CAGCTCACCCTTGGGGTCCCAACAAAGACAAACAGCCCTGTCCCCCAGCCATCCACCACGCTCTGATGGTCCCTTGTCCCCCCTTCTCCAGGAGCATTCGGTGCCTGAGGAACATCATCCACTGGAACCTGATCGCAGCCTTCATCCTACGCAATGCCACGTGGTTCGTGGTGCAGCTCACGATGAACCCAGAGGTGCACGAGAGCAACGTG GTCTGGTGCCGCTTGGTCACTGCCGCCTACAATTACTTCCACGTCACCAACTTTTTCTGGATGTTCGGCGAGGGCTGCTACCTGCACACAGCCATCGTGCTCACCTACTCCACGGATAAGCTCCGCAAGTGGATGTTCATCTGCATTGGCTGGT GTATCCCCTTTCCCATCATCGTCGCCTGGGCCATCGGGAAGCTGTACTACGACAACGAGAA GTGTTGGTTTGGGAAGCGAGCGGGAGTCTACACCGACTACATTTACCAAGGCCCCATGATCCTGGTGCTTCTG ATCAACTTCATCTTCCTGTTCAACATCGTCCGAATCCTCATGACAAAGCTCCGAGCTTCAACCACGTCAGAGACAATCCAGTACAG GAAAGCAGTCAAGGCCACGCTGGTGCTGCTGCCCTTGCTGGGAATCACCTACATGCTGTTCTTTGTCAACCCAGGGGAGGATGAGATCTCCAGGATTGTCTTCATATACTTCAATTCCTTTCTGGAGTCCTTCCAG GGCTTCTTCGTCTCTGTCTTCTACTGCTTCCTGAACAGCGAG GTCCGATCAGCTGTACGGAAGCGGTGGCACCGATGGCAGGACAAGCACTCCATCCGTGCCCGTGTGGCTCGGGCCATGTCCATCCCTACCTCCCCGACCCGTGTCAGCTTCCACAGCATCAAGCAGTCCACGGCTGTCTGA